A single genomic interval of Streptomyces sp. 1222.5 harbors:
- a CDS encoding serine hydrolase translates to MSLQSLALIENWPVPTAAAGVVRADGTVLGTHGPVGHRFPLASVTKPLAAYAALVAYEEGAVELDEPAGPPGSTVRHLLAHTSGLAFDEHRVTAPPGERRLYSNAGFEQLGDHIAKATDIPFAEYLRQAVLEPLGMTATSLEGSPAKDGVSTVEDLLRFAAEVQTPRLLDPRTVADAMTVQYPGTKGVLPGYGHQNPNDWGLGFEIRDGKSPHWTGGSSSPRTFGHFGQSGTFLWLDPDAGLAAVALTDRAFGPWAVEVWPVFTDAVLGETRGAH, encoded by the coding sequence ATGTCGTTGCAGAGCCTGGCGCTGATCGAGAACTGGCCCGTCCCCACCGCCGCGGCGGGTGTCGTACGAGCCGACGGGACCGTCCTCGGGACCCACGGACCCGTAGGGCACCGCTTCCCGCTCGCCTCGGTCACCAAGCCGCTGGCCGCCTACGCGGCGCTGGTCGCGTACGAGGAGGGGGCGGTCGAGCTGGACGAGCCGGCCGGCCCGCCCGGGTCCACGGTCCGGCATCTGCTCGCGCACACCTCCGGTCTTGCCTTCGACGAGCACCGGGTGACCGCCCCGCCCGGGGAGCGGCGGCTGTACTCCAACGCCGGGTTCGAGCAGCTGGGGGACCACATCGCCAAGGCGACGGACATCCCGTTCGCGGAGTACCTGCGGCAGGCCGTGCTGGAGCCGCTGGGGATGACGGCCACCTCGCTGGAGGGGTCCCCGGCCAAGGACGGCGTCTCGACGGTCGAGGACCTGCTGCGGTTCGCGGCGGAGGTGCAGACGCCGCGGCTGCTGGACCCGCGCACGGTCGCGGACGCGATGACCGTGCAGTACCCGGGCACCAAGGGAGTGCTGCCTGGGTACGGGCACCAGAACCCCAACGACTGGGGGCTCGGTTTCGAGATCCGCGACGGCAAGTCCCCGCACTGGACCGGCGGTTCCTCCTCGCCGCGGACCTTCGGCCACTTCGGGCAGTCCGGTACGTTCCTGTGGCTCGACCCCGACGCCGGGCTGGCCGCCGTCGCCCTGACGGACCGGGCGTTCGGGCCCTGGGCCGTCGAGGTGTGGCCGGTGTTCACGGACGCGGTCCTTGGCGAGACACGCGGCGCGCACTGA
- a CDS encoding serine/threonine-protein kinase produces the protein MGGLQTDGQFRPLESGDPQAVAAYRLAARLGSGGMGTVYLSYTPGGHPIALKTIRPELSEHPEFRRRFRQEVQAAQRVQGLYTAPVIDYDTEGERPWLATAYVPGPSLAAAVTEHGPLPVPTLLLLVAGVAEALSVIHAAGIVHRDLKPSNVLLAGDGPRVIDFGIARATDATALTGTGVSVGTPAFMSPEQAAGREITPASDVFALGQVAAFAARGSGAYGDGPSHAVLYRIVHEEPDLGGLPDALGFIARCLAKDPADRPSPAEIITLCQEASPGGLRQSGEWLPAAIGTQITRRVSASAALAAQPAAPTQAPPATAPVTQPAAGVTPLPATAPVTRPATATPAPPATPPTGTPTAAVPAPPPTAPVTHADQPAPHAMPTVSASPAPPATAPHTPPPTPAQHTPAPAAASPTPPPAAAHHTPAQHTPVPPQSYGPPAAAGPAAPWPGAQPQPGPRQKPKRKGRLGLIAAVVVAAVLVGGGAAVYLTQMGKDTKDKAGDSSAKGSAAHSGASPDATPGTDSGSGSGSDSDSGSAVGSSARPDPEPISFKGIDIPMNYYVRFADSPPKPLYDDVGAQYVDDADLFYESGSFDDEKILGSSGKKIVLLNNAQQGSLDTCRTETRYAEQAKLSQLSRGSQLCVHTTSGHIALVTFQGTAPKSDLGDYMTVDVTVWRNAEEPSTKE, from the coding sequence ATGGGCGGCCTGCAGACGGACGGCCAGTTCCGGCCGTTGGAGAGCGGTGACCCACAGGCGGTGGCGGCCTACCGGCTCGCGGCACGCCTCGGATCCGGCGGCATGGGCACGGTGTACCTGTCGTACACCCCGGGCGGGCACCCGATCGCCCTCAAGACGATCCGGCCGGAGCTGAGCGAGCACCCCGAGTTCCGCCGCAGGTTCCGGCAGGAGGTCCAGGCCGCGCAGCGCGTCCAGGGCCTGTACACCGCGCCGGTCATCGACTACGACACCGAGGGCGAGCGGCCCTGGCTGGCCACCGCCTACGTACCGGGCCCCTCGCTGGCGGCGGCCGTCACCGAGCACGGCCCGCTCCCCGTGCCCACCCTGCTCCTGCTCGTCGCGGGTGTCGCGGAGGCGCTGTCGGTCATCCACGCCGCGGGCATCGTGCACCGTGACCTGAAGCCGTCCAACGTGCTGCTCGCCGGGGACGGCCCCCGGGTCATCGACTTCGGCATCGCGCGGGCCACCGACGCCACCGCGCTCACCGGCACCGGCGTCTCCGTCGGCACCCCCGCCTTCATGTCGCCCGAGCAGGCCGCCGGGAGGGAGATCACCCCCGCCTCGGACGTGTTCGCGCTCGGCCAGGTCGCCGCGTTCGCGGCCCGCGGCTCCGGTGCCTACGGCGACGGGCCCTCGCACGCCGTGCTGTACCGGATCGTCCACGAGGAGCCGGACCTCGGCGGCCTCCCGGACGCCCTCGGGTTCATCGCCCGCTGCCTGGCGAAGGACCCGGCGGACCGGCCTTCCCCGGCGGAGATCATCACGCTGTGCCAGGAGGCGTCCCCCGGCGGACTGCGCCAGTCCGGGGAGTGGCTGCCGGCGGCCATCGGCACGCAGATCACCCGGCGGGTCTCGGCGTCCGCCGCGCTGGCGGCCCAGCCGGCCGCCCCCACCCAGGCCCCGCCCGCGACCGCGCCGGTGACCCAGCCGGCCGCGGGGGTGACGCCGCTCCCGGCGACCGCACCGGTGACCCGGCCCGCCACCGCGACGCCGGCACCGCCGGCCACCCCGCCCACGGGCACGCCCACCGCGGCGGTGCCGGCGCCGCCGCCGACCGCTCCGGTGACCCACGCCGACCAGCCGGCCCCGCACGCCATGCCGACGGTGTCCGCCAGCCCCGCCCCGCCGGCCACCGCACCGCACACCCCGCCGCCGACGCCGGCGCAGCACACGCCGGCGCCTGCCGCCGCCTCCCCCACCCCGCCGCCCGCGGCCGCGCACCACACCCCGGCGCAGCACACTCCGGTGCCCCCGCAGTCGTACGGCCCGCCGGCCGCGGCCGGACCGGCCGCTCCGTGGCCCGGCGCGCAGCCGCAGCCGGGTCCGCGTCAGAAGCCGAAGCGCAAGGGACGGCTCGGACTGATCGCCGCGGTCGTCGTGGCGGCGGTGCTGGTCGGCGGTGGCGCCGCCGTGTACCTGACCCAGATGGGCAAGGACACGAAGGACAAGGCCGGCGACAGCTCCGCGAAGGGCTCGGCCGCACACTCCGGCGCCTCACCGGACGCGACCCCCGGCACGGACTCCGGCTCGGGTTCCGGCTCCGACTCGGACTCCGGCTCGGCGGTCGGTTCCTCGGCCCGGCCCGACCCCGAGCCGATCAGCTTCAAGGGCATCGACATCCCGATGAACTACTACGTGCGGTTCGCGGACTCGCCGCCCAAGCCGCTCTACGACGACGTCGGCGCCCAGTACGTCGACGACGCCGACCTGTTCTACGAGAGCGGCAGCTTCGACGACGAGAAGATCCTCGGCAGCAGCGGCAAGAAGATCGTCCTGCTGAACAACGCGCAGCAGGGCTCGCTCGACACCTGCCGGACCGAGACCCGGTACGCCGAGCAGGCCAAGCTCTCGCAGCTGTCCCGGGGTTCGCAGCTGTGCGTGCACACCACCTCCGGGCACATCGCCCTGGTCACCTTCCAGGGCACCGCCCCCAAGTCCGACCTGGGCGACTACATGACGGTGGACGTCACGGTGTGGCGCAACGCCGAGGAGCCGTCCACCAAGGAATGA
- a CDS encoding aldose epimerase family protein — MSELFGTLSDGTEVHRWTLERAGTRVEVLTYGGIVRSVEIPDRAGHTVNVVLGFAGLDGYVGHPEPFLGALVGRYANRIAGARFELDGRAYTLEANDGPNSLHGGSHGFDKRVWDAEPVADGVRLSRVSAHGEEGFPGRLEMSATYSLDASGALHIVYEAATDAPTVVNPTNHSYFNLAGHYTGHAGDHQLRLAASRYTPVDTDLIPAGPSQDVAGSRFDFREARKVGTGYDHNFVLDKGVTRAPREVAELHDPASGRTLTVATTEPGLQLYTGDHLSDPFAPGDGIALETQHFPDSPNRPDFPSTVLRPGEVFHSETVYGFSAR; from the coding sequence ATGAGCGAACTTTTCGGCACACTTTCCGACGGCACCGAGGTGCACCGCTGGACCCTGGAGCGCGCCGGGACACGTGTGGAGGTCCTGACCTACGGCGGGATCGTGCGGTCGGTCGAGATCCCCGACCGGGCGGGGCACACGGTGAACGTGGTGCTGGGGTTCGCCGGCCTGGACGGCTACGTCGGGCATCCGGAGCCGTTCCTCGGGGCCCTGGTCGGCCGGTACGCCAACCGGATCGCGGGCGCCCGCTTCGAGCTGGACGGCCGGGCCTACACGCTGGAGGCGAACGACGGCCCGAACTCCCTGCACGGCGGGAGCCACGGCTTCGACAAGCGGGTGTGGGACGCGGAGCCGGTGGCGGACGGGGTGCGGCTGAGCCGGGTGAGCGCGCACGGCGAGGAGGGTTTCCCGGGGCGCCTGGAGATGTCGGCGACGTACAGCCTCGACGCGTCCGGTGCGCTGCACATCGTCTACGAGGCGGCGACGGACGCGCCGACGGTGGTCAATCCGACCAACCACAGCTACTTCAACCTGGCGGGCCACTACACGGGCCACGCGGGCGACCATCAGCTGCGGCTCGCCGCTTCCCGGTACACCCCGGTCGACACGGACCTGATCCCGGCGGGGCCGTCGCAGGACGTGGCCGGTTCGCGCTTCGACTTCCGCGAGGCGCGCAAGGTCGGCACGGGCTACGACCACAACTTCGTCCTGGACAAGGGGGTCACCCGGGCACCGCGGGAGGTCGCCGAGCTGCACGACCCGGCCTCGGGGCGGACCCTGACGGTGGCGACGACCGAGCCGGGCCTCCAGCTCTACACGGGCGACCATCTGTCGGACCCGTTCGCGCCGGGCGACGGCATCGCCCTGGAGACCCAGCACTTCCCCGACTCCCCGAACCGCCCGGACTTCCCGAGCACCGTGCTGCGGCCGGGCGAGGTCTTCCACTCGGAGACGGTGTACGGCTTCTCGGCGCGCTGA
- a CDS encoding ACP S-malonyltransferase, giving the protein MLVLVAPGQGAQTPGFLTPWLDLPGAADRVAAWSDVLGLDLVHYGTQADADAIRDTAVAQPLLVAAGLLSAAALGDTSEIAPGAVAGHSVGEITAAAFAGVLDDTAALALVRKRGLAMADAAAITETGMSALLGGDPETSVAHLERLGLTPANINGAGQIVAAGTLEQLAALNEDKPEGVRKVVPLKVAGAFHTHHMAPAVETLAKAAAELTPADPKVPYVSNKDGRTVANGAEVLERLVGQVANPVRWDLCMETFKELGVTALIEVCPGGTLTGLAKRALPGVKTLALKTPDDLDAARELIAEHAGA; this is encoded by the coding sequence GTGCTCGTACTCGTCGCTCCCGGCCAGGGCGCCCAGACGCCCGGCTTCCTGACTCCCTGGCTCGACCTCCCCGGTGCCGCCGACCGCGTCGCCGCGTGGTCCGACGTCCTCGGACTGGACCTGGTCCACTACGGCACCCAGGCCGACGCGGACGCCATCCGCGACACCGCGGTGGCCCAGCCGCTGCTCGTCGCCGCCGGACTGCTGTCCGCCGCGGCACTCGGTGACACGTCCGAGATCGCCCCGGGTGCCGTCGCCGGCCACAGTGTCGGCGAGATCACCGCCGCCGCCTTCGCCGGGGTCCTGGACGACACCGCCGCGCTCGCTCTCGTCCGCAAGCGGGGCCTGGCCATGGCCGACGCCGCCGCGATCACCGAGACCGGCATGTCGGCGCTGCTCGGCGGTGACCCGGAGACGTCCGTCGCGCACCTGGAGAGGCTGGGCCTGACCCCGGCGAACATCAACGGCGCGGGCCAGATCGTCGCCGCCGGCACGCTGGAGCAGCTGGCCGCGCTGAACGAGGACAAGCCCGAGGGTGTCCGCAAGGTCGTCCCGCTGAAGGTCGCCGGCGCCTTCCACACGCACCACATGGCCCCGGCCGTCGAGACCCTGGCCAAGGCCGCCGCGGAGCTCACGCCCGCCGACCCGAAGGTCCCCTACGTCTCGAACAAGGACGGCCGGACCGTCGCGAACGGCGCCGAGGTGCTGGAGCGGCTCGTCGGCCAGGTCGCCAACCCCGTGCGCTGGGACCTGTGCATGGAGACCTTCAAGGAGCTGGGCGTCACCGCGCTCATCGAGGTGTGCCCGGGCGGCACCCTGACCGGCCTGGCCAAGCGCGCCCTGCCCGGCGTGAAGACGCTGGCCCTCAAGACCCCCGACGACCTCGACGCGGCCCGCGAGCTCATTGCCGAGCACGCAGGGGCCTAA
- a CDS encoding SGNH/GDSL hydrolase family protein, which produces MRKRSSRTRAALAVVAAAVLGLAGCDAGGGGAPAAERTKARAAKPAPVWDRSPDSIAAVGDSITRGFDACTVLSDCPEVSWATGSDAKVDSLAVRLLGVTGAAERSWNYAVTGARMADLPEQMAQAAGRGPDLVTVMVGANDACRASVSAMTPVAGFRADFEEALGTLRSVLPKAQVYVASVPNLKRLWSEGRVNPLGKQVWQLGICPSMLADADDLTSAATLRRDRVQQRVVEYNRVLKEVCAKDRRCRFDGNAVYDYDFGTDQLSHWDWFHPSKDGQARLASIAYRTITASRPVG; this is translated from the coding sequence ATGCGGAAGCGAAGCAGCCGTACGCGGGCGGCACTCGCGGTCGTGGCGGCCGCCGTGCTCGGCCTCGCCGGATGCGACGCGGGCGGCGGGGGCGCGCCGGCCGCCGAGCGCACGAAGGCCCGGGCCGCGAAGCCGGCCCCGGTGTGGGACCGCAGCCCGGACTCGATCGCCGCGGTCGGCGACTCCATCACGCGCGGCTTCGACGCGTGCACGGTGCTGTCGGACTGCCCCGAGGTGTCGTGGGCGACGGGCAGCGACGCCAAGGTGGACAGCCTGGCGGTGCGGCTGCTCGGGGTGACCGGGGCGGCGGAGCGCAGCTGGAACTACGCGGTGACCGGTGCCCGGATGGCCGACCTGCCCGAGCAGATGGCCCAGGCGGCGGGGCGCGGCCCGGACCTGGTGACGGTGATGGTGGGCGCGAACGACGCCTGCCGGGCGTCGGTGTCGGCGATGACCCCGGTGGCCGGATTCCGCGCGGACTTCGAGGAGGCCCTGGGCACGCTGCGTTCGGTGCTGCCGAAGGCGCAGGTGTACGTGGCGAGCGTGCCGAACCTGAAGCGGCTGTGGTCGGAGGGCCGGGTCAATCCGCTGGGCAAGCAGGTGTGGCAGCTGGGCATCTGCCCGTCGATGCTGGCCGACGCGGACGATCTGACCAGCGCGGCGACCCTGCGCCGGGACCGGGTGCAGCAGCGGGTGGTGGAGTACAACCGGGTGCTGAAGGAGGTCTGCGCGAAGGACCGCCGCTGCCGTTTCGACGGCAACGCGGTCTACGACTACGACTTCGGCACCGATCAGCTCAGCCACTGGGACTGGTTCCACCCCAGCAAGGACGGCCAGGCCCGGCTGGCGTCGATCGCCTATCGGACGATCACGGCATCGCGTCCGGTCGGTTAG
- a CDS encoding pirin family protein: MDVRRAGERYRGGDPGAGIDSHHAFSFGPHYDPDNLRFGAMIACNEERLAPGAGFDEHPHSHTEIVTWVVEGELTHRDSTGHETTVRPGDVQHLSSAAGVRHVERNGGAGPLTFVQTWLAPSAPGGAPAYELVPGIADSTPYAVAGAAALLHVRRLAPGERAAVPDAAYVYAHVVRGDVRLAGEELRPGDAARITGAKGLEVTGVTAAELLLWELSR, from the coding sequence ATGGACGTACGGCGCGCCGGTGAGCGCTACCGCGGAGGGGACCCCGGGGCGGGGATCGACTCCCACCACGCCTTCTCCTTCGGCCCGCACTACGACCCGGACAATCTGCGCTTCGGCGCGATGATCGCCTGCAACGAGGAGCGGCTGGCGCCGGGCGCCGGTTTCGACGAACACCCGCACAGCCACACCGAGATCGTGACCTGGGTGGTCGAGGGCGAACTGACCCACCGCGACTCCACCGGGCACGAGACGACGGTGCGCCCCGGCGACGTCCAGCACCTCAGCTCGGCGGCGGGCGTCCGGCACGTGGAACGCAACGGCGGTGCCGGCCCGCTCACCTTCGTCCAGACCTGGCTGGCCCCGTCGGCCCCGGGCGGCGCCCCCGCCTACGAACTGGTCCCCGGCATCGCCGACTCCACGCCGTACGCCGTCGCCGGGGCCGCCGCCCTGCTGCACGTGCGCCGCCTGGCACCGGGGGAGCGGGCCGCCGTACCGGACGCCGCGTACGTGTACGCGCACGTGGTGCGCGGGGACGTACGGCTCGCGGGCGAGGAACTGCGCCCCGGCGACGCGGCGCGGATCACCGGGGCGAAGGGCCTGGAGGTGACGGGGGTCACGGCGGCGGAACTGCTGCTGTGGGAGCTGTCGCGGTGA
- a CDS encoding CdaR family transcriptional regulator produces MPEPESHSSDPAAHGFHPHAATLKRLERSAGSLAAQAIARMDETLSWYRAMPPENRSWIGLVAQAGIAAFTEWFRHPDAPQAISTDVFGTAPRELTRAITLRQTVEMVRTTIEVMESAIEEVAAPGDESVLREALLVYAREIAFATAQVYAQAAEARGAWDARLESLVVNAVLSGEADEGAVSRAAALGWNSPEHVCVVLGTAPEGDSELTVEAIRRAARHAKLQVLTGVLGARLVVIAGGSDNPLAVAKSLIGPFAAGPVVAGPVVPDLLAATRSAQAAAAGLKACSAWQDAPRPVLADDLLPERAIAGDPGAREQLVEEIYRPLEEAGSALLETLSVYLEQASSLEGAARMLFVHPNTVRYRLRRVTDVTGWSPSDVRSAFTLRIALILGRLADGEAQA; encoded by the coding sequence GTGCCCGAACCCGAATCCCACAGCAGCGATCCCGCAGCACACGGCTTCCATCCGCACGCCGCGACCCTGAAGCGGCTGGAGAGGTCCGCCGGGAGTCTCGCGGCGCAGGCCATCGCGCGCATGGACGAGACCCTGTCGTGGTACCGGGCCATGCCTCCGGAGAACCGTTCCTGGATCGGGCTCGTGGCGCAGGCGGGCATCGCGGCCTTCACGGAGTGGTTCCGGCACCCGGACGCCCCGCAGGCGATCTCCACCGACGTCTTCGGCACCGCGCCGCGCGAGCTGACGCGGGCGATCACGCTGCGGCAGACCGTGGAGATGGTGCGGACCACCATCGAGGTCATGGAGAGCGCCATCGAGGAGGTGGCCGCCCCCGGCGACGAGAGCGTGCTGCGCGAGGCGCTGCTCGTGTACGCCCGGGAGATCGCCTTCGCCACAGCCCAGGTGTACGCGCAGGCCGCCGAGGCACGCGGTGCCTGGGACGCGCGGCTGGAGTCGCTCGTGGTGAACGCGGTACTCAGCGGCGAGGCCGACGAGGGCGCCGTCAGCCGGGCCGCGGCGCTCGGCTGGAACTCGCCGGAGCACGTGTGCGTGGTGCTCGGCACCGCGCCCGAAGGGGACAGCGAGCTGACCGTCGAGGCGATCCGGCGGGCCGCCCGGCACGCCAAACTGCAGGTGCTCACCGGGGTCCTCGGGGCGCGGCTCGTCGTCATCGCCGGCGGCAGCGACAATCCGCTCGCGGTCGCCAAGTCGCTGATCGGGCCGTTCGCCGCGGGACCGGTCGTCGCGGGGCCCGTCGTCCCCGATCTGCTGGCCGCCACGCGGTCCGCGCAGGCCGCCGCCGCGGGCCTGAAGGCGTGTTCCGCCTGGCAGGACGCCCCGAGGCCGGTCCTGGCGGACGATCTGCTGCCGGAGCGGGCGATCGCAGGCGATCCGGGCGCCCGCGAGCAGCTGGTGGAGGAGATCTACAGACCACTGGAGGAAGCGGGCTCGGCGCTCCTCGAAACGTTGAGTGTCTACCTGGAGCAGGCGAGCAGCCTGGAAGGCGCGGCCCGCATGCTCTTCGTTCACCCGAACACCGTGCGCTACCGGCTCCGACGTGTGACTGATGTCACCGGTTGGTCGCCATCGGATGTACGATCCGCGTTCACACTGCGGATCGCGCTCATCCTGGGGCGTCTGGCCGATGGTGAAGCCCAGGCATAG
- the fabF gene encoding beta-ketoacyl-ACP synthase II, whose protein sequence is MSPTNRTVVVTGIGATTPLGGDAASTWEGLLAGKSGVSLLEQEWAAELPVRIAAQIAVEPGEIIPRPQARKLDRSAQFALIAAQEAWKDAGFTARAGEDSSVNPDRLGAVIASGIGGVTTLLDQYDVLKEKGVRRVSPHTVPMLMPNSPAANVGIELGARAGVHTPVSACASGAEAIGYAIEMIRTGRADVVVAGGTEAAIHPLPIAAFGNMMAMSKNNDDPQGASRPYDSGRDGFVLGEGAGVIVLESEEHAKARGARIYAEAVGQGISADSHHITQPEPSGNGIAHALQNLLDNTDLKPAEIVHVNAHATSTPQGDVAEIKALRKVFGDDVDHMAISATKSMTGHLLGGAGGIETVASILALVNRTAPPTINVRELDAEVNADVVVGEPRTLPEGRIAALNDSFGFGGHNVVLAFRTI, encoded by the coding sequence GTGAGCCCGACCAATCGCACCGTGGTCGTCACCGGTATCGGCGCAACCACACCGCTGGGTGGCGACGCAGCTTCCACCTGGGAGGGTCTGCTCGCCGGCAAGTCCGGCGTCAGCCTCCTGGAGCAGGAGTGGGCGGCCGAACTGCCCGTCCGCATCGCCGCGCAGATCGCCGTCGAGCCGGGCGAGATCATCCCCCGCCCGCAGGCCCGCAAGCTGGACCGGTCCGCGCAGTTCGCGCTGATCGCCGCCCAGGAGGCCTGGAAGGACGCCGGTTTCACCGCCAGGGCCGGTGAGGACTCCTCGGTGAACCCCGACCGCCTCGGTGCGGTCATCGCCTCCGGCATCGGTGGCGTGACGACCCTCCTGGACCAGTACGACGTGCTCAAGGAGAAGGGCGTACGCCGCGTCTCCCCGCACACCGTGCCGATGCTGATGCCCAACTCCCCGGCCGCCAACGTCGGGATCGAGCTGGGTGCCCGGGCCGGTGTGCACACCCCGGTCTCGGCCTGCGCCTCGGGCGCGGAGGCCATCGGGTACGCGATCGAGATGATCCGCACCGGGCGTGCGGACGTGGTCGTGGCCGGTGGTACGGAGGCCGCCATCCACCCGCTGCCCATCGCCGCGTTCGGCAACATGATGGCGATGTCCAAGAACAACGACGACCCGCAGGGCGCGTCCCGTCCCTACGACTCCGGCCGTGACGGCTTCGTGCTCGGCGAGGGCGCCGGTGTGATCGTGCTGGAGTCCGAGGAGCACGCGAAGGCCCGCGGCGCGCGGATCTACGCCGAGGCCGTCGGCCAGGGCATCTCCGCGGACAGCCACCACATCACGCAGCCGGAGCCCTCCGGCAACGGCATCGCGCACGCGCTGCAGAACCTGCTCGACAACACGGACCTGAAGCCGGCCGAGATCGTGCACGTGAACGCGCACGCCACGTCGACGCCGCAGGGCGACGTCGCGGAGATCAAGGCGCTGCGCAAGGTGTTCGGCGACGACGTCGACCACATGGCCATCTCGGCGACCAAGTCGATGACGGGTCACCTGCTCGGCGGTGCCGGCGGTATCGAGACCGTCGCGTCGATCCTGGCGCTGGTGAACCGTACGGCTCCGCCGACCATCAACGTGCGCGAGCTCGACGCCGAGGTCAACGCGGACGTGGTCGTCGGTGAGCCGCGGACCCTCCCCGAGGGCCGTATCGCCGCGCTGAACGACTCCTTCGGCTTCGGCGGTCACAACGTGGTCCTGGCGTTCCGGACCATCTGA
- a CDS encoding DUF3145 domain-containing protein, with translation MTTRGVLYVHSAPRALCPHVEWAVAGVLGTRVGLDWIRQPAAPGTWRSEFSWQGEAGTASKLASALRGWHLLRFEVTAEPCATAEGERYSCTPDLGIYHAVTGIHGDILIPEDRLRAALTRSQRGETDLEAEIAKLLGKPWDDELEPFRYAGEGAPVRWLHQVV, from the coding sequence GTGACGACACGTGGAGTTCTGTACGTGCACTCCGCGCCGCGCGCGCTGTGCCCGCACGTCGAGTGGGCCGTCGCCGGGGTGCTCGGCACGCGCGTCGGCCTCGACTGGATCCGGCAGCCCGCGGCCCCCGGTACCTGGCGCTCGGAGTTCTCCTGGCAGGGCGAGGCCGGCACGGCCTCCAAGCTCGCCTCGGCGCTGCGCGGCTGGCACCTGCTGCGCTTCGAGGTGACCGCCGAGCCCTGCGCGACCGCCGAGGGCGAGCGCTACAGCTGCACCCCCGACCTCGGCATCTACCACGCCGTCACCGGCATCCACGGCGACATCCTCATCCCCGAGGACCGCCTGCGCGCGGCGCTCACCCGCTCCCAGCGCGGCGAGACGGACCTGGAGGCGGAGATCGCCAAGCTCCTCGGCAAGCCGTGGGACGACGAACTGGAGCCCTTCCGCTACGCGGGCGAGGGAGCTCCGGTGCGGTGGCTGCACCAGGTGGTGTGA
- a CDS encoding ketoacyl-ACP synthase III produces the protein MAKIKPSKGAPYARILGVGGYRPTRVVPNDVILEKIDSSDEWIRSRSGIETRHWAGPEETVAAMSVEAAGKAIADAGIGAEQIGAVVVSTVSHFSQTPAVATEIADKLGTDKAAAFDISAGCAGFGYGLTLAKGMVVEGSAEYVLVIGVERLSDLTDLEDRATAFLFGDGAGAVVVGPSQEPAIGPTVWGSEGDKSGTIKQTVPWDRFRIGDLTELPLDSEGNVKFPAITQEGQAVFRWAVFEMAKVAQQALDAAGINPDDLDVFIPHQANVRIIDSMVKTLKLPEHVTVARDIRTTGNTSAASIPLAMERLLATGEAKSGDTALVIGFGAGLVYAATVVTLP, from the coding sequence ATGGCGAAGATCAAGCCCAGCAAGGGTGCCCCGTACGCGCGCATCCTCGGCGTCGGCGGCTACCGGCCGACCCGTGTCGTGCCCAACGACGTGATCCTCGAGAAGATCGACTCGTCCGACGAGTGGATCCGCTCGCGTTCCGGCATCGAGACCCGGCACTGGGCGGGTCCCGAGGAGACGGTCGCCGCGATGTCCGTCGAGGCCGCCGGCAAGGCGATCGCCGACGCGGGCATCGGCGCCGAGCAGATCGGCGCCGTGGTCGTGTCGACCGTCTCGCACTTCAGCCAGACCCCCGCCGTCGCCACCGAGATCGCCGACAAGCTGGGCACCGACAAGGCCGCCGCCTTCGACATCTCGGCCGGCTGCGCGGGCTTCGGCTACGGCCTGACCCTCGCCAAGGGCATGGTGGTGGAAGGTTCCGCCGAGTACGTGCTCGTGATCGGTGTGGAGCGGCTGAGCGACCTGACCGACCTGGAGGACCGGGCCACGGCCTTCCTGTTCGGCGACGGCGCCGGCGCGGTCGTCGTCGGACCCTCGCAGGAGCCGGCCATCGGCCCGACCGTGTGGGGCTCGGAGGGCGACAAGTCCGGCACGATCAAGCAGACCGTCCCCTGGGACCGGTTCCGTATCGGCGACCTCACCGAACTGCCGCTCGACAGCGAGGGCAACGTCAAGTTCCCTGCGATCACGCAGGAGGGCCAGGCGGTGTTCCGCTGGGCCGTGTTCGAGATGGCGAAGGTCGCCCAGCAGGCGCTGGACGCGGCCGGAATCAACCCGGACGACCTGGACGTCTTCATCCCGCACCAGGCCAACGTGCGGATCATCGACTCGATGGTGAAGACGCTGAAGCTGCCGGAGCACGTCACGGTCGCCCGTGACATCCGCACCACCGGCAACACCTCGGCCGCCTCGATCCCGCTCGCGATGGAGCGGCTCCTGGCGACCGGGGAGGCGAAGAGTGGCGACACCGCGCTCGTCATCGGATTCGGGGCGGGTCTCGTCTACGCCGCCACGGTCGTTACCCTCCCCTAG
- a CDS encoding acyl carrier protein: MAATQEEIVAGLAEIVNEIAGIPTEDVQLDKSFTDDLDVDSLSMVEVVVAAEERFDVKIPDEDVKNLKTVGDATDYILKHQA, encoded by the coding sequence ATGGCCGCCACTCAGGAAGAGATCGTCGCCGGTCTCGCCGAGATCGTGAACGAGATCGCCGGGATCCCCACCGAGGACGTCCAGCTGGACAAGTCCTTCACCGACGACCTGGACGTCGACTCGCTGTCCATGGTCGAGGTCGTCGTCGCCGCCGAGGAGCGCTTCGACGTGAAGATCCCGGACGAGGACGTCAAGAACCTCAAGACGGTCGGCGACGCGACCGACTACATCCTCAAGCACCAGGCCTGA